The Lysobacter helvus nucleotide sequence AACAGCAGCACGAACGCCGTGCCCACGCCGGCCAGCAACCCCGCGGCGAACGTGCGGAAGGCGATGCTGATGTTGTTGAAGATGTAGAGGCCGAACATCGCGACGTCGGTGCCGCTGGTGCGTCCGACGTCGACGTTGCCCGGGTCGTACATCCGCTCGAATTGCGCCACTTCCATCGGCGACAGCAGCGTGTGCACGAGTTCGGGATGCCACGTCACCGCGATGTACATCGCCACCGCGGGCACGACGAACAACGCCGTCGACAGCCACAGGCACACCGGGTCGGCGCGCACCAGCCGCGGGAAGTCCGCGAGGAAGAAGCGCAGCGCGCGGCGCCACGGCAACGGTGGCGGGCGGTACAGCGCCGTGTGCCCGCGTTCCATCAGCACCTGCAGGCGGTCCACCACCGCAGGGCTGTAACCGCGGCGGCGCGCGAGGCCGAGGTGCTGGCACACGCGCCGGTAGCGCGCGGGCATGTCCGCGTCCGATAGCCCCTGCCACGTGGCATCGG carries:
- a CDS encoding stage II sporulation protein M translates to MRQAQFIARHAAEWDALEAWLDKRAGHPGRARADATWQGLSDADMPARYRRVCQHLGLARRRGYSPAVVDRLQVLMERGHTALYRPPPLPWRRALRFFLADFPRLVRADPVCLWLSTALFVVPAVAMYIAVTWHPELVHTLLSPMEVAQFERMYDPGNVDVGRTSGTDVAMFGLYIFNNISIAFRTFAAGLLAGVGTAFVLLFNGVYGGAVAGHLHGVGFDGPLWRFVVGHSAFELTGVVIAGAAGLRLGVDLLAPGQRRRVDALIEAGRRGALLSVGVLGMLLVAAFVEAFWSSIGTRDPIITFTVGAVLWTGVLTWLARGGKGATDAP